A portion of the Chondrinema litorale genome contains these proteins:
- the fabD gene encoding ACP S-malonyltransferase has protein sequence MKAYVFPGQGAQFVGMGRDLFDSSDKAKSYFDKANEILGFSITNVMFEGAAEDLKQTKVTQPAVFLHSVILALTSEGFAPEMVAGHSLGEFSALVAAKALSFEDALKLVSQRATAMQKACELKPSTMAAILGLEDNIVEEVCDKIEEVVVAANYNCPGQLVISGSIEGVNKACEALKEAGAKRAMVLPVGGAFHSPLMEPAREELAAAIENTTFSAPICPIYQNVDAKPYTDAEQIKANLISQLTSPVRWTQSVQHMIADGATSFTESGPGKVLQGLVKKIDRSMEVSSI, from the coding sequence ATGAAAGCTTATGTATTTCCCGGACAGGGAGCTCAATTTGTAGGGATGGGTAGAGACCTGTTCGATAGTTCTGATAAAGCAAAATCTTATTTCGATAAAGCCAATGAAATACTCGGTTTCAGTATTACCAATGTAATGTTTGAAGGTGCTGCCGAAGACTTAAAGCAAACCAAGGTAACTCAGCCTGCTGTTTTTCTTCATTCTGTAATTTTGGCATTAACTTCAGAAGGCTTTGCACCTGAAATGGTAGCGGGTCACTCTTTAGGTGAATTTTCAGCTTTAGTAGCGGCAAAAGCATTAAGTTTTGAAGATGCATTAAAATTGGTTTCGCAAAGAGCTACTGCAATGCAAAAAGCTTGTGAATTAAAACCATCTACAATGGCTGCCATTCTTGGCCTTGAAGATAATATTGTAGAAGAAGTTTGCGACAAAATTGAAGAAGTAGTAGTTGCTGCTAATTATAACTGCCCAGGTCAATTAGTAATTTCAGGCTCTATAGAAGGTGTAAATAAAGCATGTGAAGCTTTAAAAGAAGCCGGTGCAAAACGTGCAATGGTATTACCAGTTGGTGGAGCATTCCATTCGCCATTAATGGAACCTGCTAGAGAAGAATTAGCTGCCGCAATCGAAAACACAACATTCTCAGCTCCTATTTGCCCTATCTACCAAAACGTAGATGCAAAACCTTATACTGATGCAGAGCAAATAAAAGCTAACCTTATTAGCCAACTTACTTCTCCGGTAAGATGGACACAATCTGTACAACATATGATTGCTGATGGAGCAACTTCGTTTACTGAGTCTGGCCCAGGAAAGGTATTACAAGGTTTGGTAAAGAAAATTGACAGATCTATGGAAGTAAGCAGTATTTAA
- a CDS encoding LytR/AlgR family response regulator transcription factor produces MSLKCLVVDDEALAITLLEKYISQVDGLELLASTKDPVKAIEILEEETIDILFLDIQMPELTGIELLRVLPQKPVVILTTAYSEYAVEGYQLDVTDYLLKPFSLERFIQAVDKAKRVIDLSLQALKNAGEISMHEEKKYINVKADHKIYKIPFDDIKYIEGLKEYVSFYTNDQRIIALESLKKLEILLPSTQFMRVHKSYIIAVNKVRALEGNLLEIGDKKIPIGKTYRQEVIKKIFGEDF; encoded by the coding sequence ATGAGTTTAAAATGTTTAGTAGTTGATGATGAAGCTTTGGCTATAACACTGCTCGAAAAGTATATAAGCCAAGTAGATGGTCTGGAGTTATTAGCAAGTACAAAAGACCCTGTAAAAGCGATTGAAATACTAGAAGAAGAAACAATTGATATTTTGTTTCTAGATATACAAATGCCTGAACTAACTGGTATAGAATTACTGCGTGTTTTGCCACAAAAACCAGTAGTAATTTTAACTACCGCTTATTCTGAATACGCTGTAGAAGGTTATCAATTAGATGTAACAGATTACTTACTTAAGCCCTTTTCTTTGGAGAGGTTTATACAAGCTGTAGATAAAGCCAAACGTGTAATAGATTTGAGTTTGCAAGCTTTAAAAAATGCAGGCGAAATAAGCATGCACGAAGAGAAGAAGTATATCAATGTAAAAGCAGATCATAAAATTTATAAAATTCCTTTTGATGATATCAAGTACATAGAAGGGCTCAAAGAATATGTTTCTTTCTATACCAACGATCAAAGAATAATTGCGCTTGAATCTTTAAAGAAACTAGAAATACTGTTGCCATCTACTCAATTTATGAGAGTGCACAAATCTTATATTATAGCAGTAAATAAAGTAAGAGCACTAGAAGGCAATTTGTTGGAGATTGGAGATAAAAAAATTCCCATCGGTAAAACCTACCGACAGGAAGTTATTAAAAAGATTTTTGGGGAAGACTTTTAA
- a CDS encoding sensor histidine kinase, which produces MKKKYFSYVIICLLLIASSVFISGLIDPVPTPPQNEETGRRNRNKERQALRDSLEKLRDDNKIADTQRRKLSQQRQRMRNRPGPDFFIRMIRQSRNIFNGMLSLAIILMSTAVGMAQMAFDREKEATEFKNEKLNAEMKFLKSQINPHFLFNSLNSAYTLAYIKSDDAPEVILRLSNMLRYLIYECDADKVSVSKEVTYIENYIAIQKIRLDNPDNINVSFKINNSSLMLEPMLFIPFIENSFKHSYIENSEKGWIDILLNVHDKDIEFIVKNSLPEKDFSKDKVGGIGLENVKRRLELLYHKDHKLIVEKREKEFFVQLNISIV; this is translated from the coding sequence ATGAAAAAGAAATATTTCAGCTATGTAATTATTTGTTTGTTACTTATCGCAAGTAGTGTTTTTATTTCTGGTTTAATCGATCCTGTACCTACTCCACCACAAAATGAGGAAACTGGTAGAAGAAACAGAAATAAAGAAAGACAGGCTTTGCGAGATTCGCTTGAGAAATTAAGAGACGATAATAAAATTGCAGATACTCAAAGAAGAAAGCTTTCTCAGCAAAGGCAACGAATGAGAAATCGTCCTGGACCAGATTTTTTTATTAGAATGATAAGGCAAAGCAGAAACATTTTTAATGGCATGCTTTCGCTAGCTATAATTCTGATGAGTACTGCCGTAGGTATGGCTCAAATGGCTTTTGATAGAGAAAAAGAAGCGACCGAGTTTAAGAATGAGAAACTTAATGCAGAAATGAAATTTCTCAAATCTCAAATTAATCCTCACTTCTTATTTAACTCACTAAATAGTGCGTATACACTGGCTTATATTAAGTCTGACGATGCGCCAGAAGTAATTCTGAGGCTTTCTAATATGTTGCGCTATTTAATTTATGAGTGTGATGCAGACAAAGTATCTGTATCGAAAGAGGTTACTTATATAGAGAATTACATTGCCATTCAAAAAATTAGGTTAGATAATCCAGATAACATTAATGTGTCTTTCAAGATTAATAATAGCTCTTTAATGCTTGAGCCAATGTTATTTATTCCATTTATAGAAAATAGCTTTAAACATAGTTACATAGAAAATTCTGAAAAAGGCTGGATTGATATTTTATTGAATGTGCATGATAAAGACATTGAATTTATAGTAAAAAACAGTCTGCCTGAAAAAGATTTTTCAAAAGATAAAGTAGGTGGTATTGGGCTAGAAAATGTAAAAAGAAGATTAGAACTACTTTACCATAAAGATCATAAACTGATAGTAGAAAAGAGAGAAAAAGAATTTTTTGTGCAATTAAATATCAGCATTGTATGA